The Deltaproteobacteria bacterium PRO3 genome segment AATGCAGATGATCGCCGCTGGCGTTGCCGGTGCTGCCCATCTTGGCGATGCGCTGCCCCTGCTGGACACGATCCCCTTCGTCGACGAGATTTTTGTCGTTGTGCGCGTAGGCGGTGAAATAGCCGTCGTCGTGCTTGATCACGATCAAATTACCATAACCGCCGAGCTTGCCTTCGTAGACCACCGTGCCGGACGCCGCGGCGACGATGGGGTCACCCTCGTCGCCGCCGATGTCGATGCCGTCGTGGGGGCGCCCGTTGCGCTGTCCGTAGGGAGAGTTGACCGGCCCGTCGAAGGGCCAGATGAACTTGCCCGCCGCTTTGCCGCGCGCGTAGCCGGAAGGGTGTTTTTTTCGTTTTTTGATGCCTTTGTCCGGGGATTTGCCGGGTTTTCCGTTGAAGACGGCGCGGAAATCGCTGCACTGGGGGAGCGCCACCAGGCAGAGCAACATCACCGCGATGAGCTT includes the following:
- a CDS encoding M23 family metallopeptidase, with product MASSPRKLIAVMLLCLVALPQCSDFRAVFNGKPGKSPDKGIKKRKKHPSGYARGKAAGKFIWPFDGPVNSPYGQRNGRPHDGIDIGGDEGDPIVAAASGTVVYEGKLGGYGNLIVIKHDDGYFTAYAHNDKNLVDEGDRVQQGQRIAKMGSTGNASGDHLHFEIRDENGTYDPEDFLPERRYTSNK